From the Anaeromyxobacter dehalogenans 2CP-1 genome, the window ACCCGGGATCGCGTGCAGGCCGCCCTTTGCCATCGCGTCGGAGCCGTGGCACTCGGCGCACGCCGCCAGCGTCTGGCCCGCGGGCCGGTGCGGCCGGTGGCAGGCGCTGCAGCTCATCTCCATGGGCGCGCCGTGCGTCGCCCCGTGCTCGTTCATGGGCGCGTGGATGCCCTGGGCGGTGTGGCAGCGCATGCAGTCGCGGCGGGTGGGGCGCAGGCCCTGCTCGCTGCCGAGGAACTCGTGGCAGGCGAAGCAGTGCAGGGCGGCCATCTTCTCCACGCCCACCGCGTGCCTCGGGTGGCACTCCTCGCACTTCTTCGCCACCGGCTCGAAGCCGTGCATCGAGGCGGCGTGGCAGCGCACGCAGGCGATGCCGCGCTCCTGGTAGTGGATGCGGTGGCCGCGCGAGTTGCCCACCTGCGGCCAGCGCGGGTCATGGGAGAAGTGGCACTGGGCGCAGGCCCCCACCTCCACCTCGGCGTGCTTCCCCTTCGGCTTCTGGCCGGCCAGGAACGCGCGCAGCATGGCGAGGCCCTGCTCCGGCGTGGAGTGGTGGCAGCGCTGGCAGGAGACGCTCCGGTGCGTCCCGCCCATCCACAGCGCGAACTCGGGGCTGGCGCGGTGGCAGGTGGCGCACAGGCGCGGGTCCTCGTCCACGAACTCCTTGAAGCGGAGGAACCCCGCCACGAGCCCGACGAGCGCCAGCGCGGCGAGCCCTGCCAGGATCGTCTTCGCGTTCCTCGAGAGGCGCATGCGATCCCGCGATTCTAGCCCGTTCCGCCGTTTTCCCGGAGCCTGGCGCCGGAAACGGAAGGGGCCGCACGGCATCCCGTGCGGCCCCCCCGTCAGCTCGAGCCGGCGAGCGGCCGGCTAGCCGTTCTGCTCGTCCTTGAGCCGGTCGTACTCCAGCGGATGCTCGTGCTTCATCGCCTCGATCGAGATGCGCCCGTTCAGCCAGGCCCAGTTCATCGGGAAGATCGAGGGCTTCAGGTGCACGTTGTAGAAGTGGACCGTGAAGAGGAACAGGATGGCGAGCGTCGCCTCCTCGCCATGGATGATCTGCGCGGCGGTGATGAGCCAGCCCGGCGCCCAGCTCGCGAACCAGACCGGGAACCAGAAGATGAACCCGGTGCCGACCATCATCACGATGCCCCAGAACACGGCCCAGTAGTCGAACTTCTCCAGGTACATGTACCGGTCGAACTTCGGCCGCTCCTTCTTCACGCCCATCATGAAGAGGAGGTTGTCGCGCATGTCGAGCGCGTCCTTCGGGACGGGGAGCATCGACAGCGGGAGCCGCTTCTTGGAGGCGAGGAACGTCAGGTAGAACAGGTGGTAGACGGACGAGATGATGATGAGCACCGCGCCCACCCGGTGCCAGGTCGCCGCGCCCTCCGCGCCGCCGAACACCTTCATGAACGCGCGCGAGTAGGCGGCCGCCTCGGCGTCTCCGGCGCCGCGCAGCGGCCAGCCGGTGATGCCGAGCAGGATGACGCCCGAGAGCATGAACCAGTGCTGGATGCGCTGGTGGAGGTCGAACCGGATCACCGAGCGGATCGCGTCGGCGCTCGGGCCGTGGCCGGCCTTCTTCGCGAGCCGGCTGCGCAGCTCGTAGATGAAGTCCACCAGCACGTGGAAGGCGAAGAACAGCAGCGTGAGCGTGGTGAGCCAGGAGAACGCCACGTGGACGATGTGCGGGATGACGCTCCCGCCGGTCTCGTGCAGCGGCTTGTGGGCCACCAGGCCGGCGAACGTGTCGGTCGCGCCGGCGTGGCAGCGCGCGCACGCCTGCTTCTTGTTGGCCGCGCTCACCGTGGAGGCCGGATCGGTCTTCGAGACGATCGCGTGCGTGCCGCCCGCGTCCTTCGCGGCCGCGTGGCAGCTCACGCACGTCGGCGCGGCCGCGTTGCCGACTCGCGTCAGGCGGCCGTGGATCGAGTCGTGGTACGTGATCACCGCCTCCGGGTCGAGCCCGGCGGCCTCGGCGAACGCCTCGTTCCCGTGGCAGGCCTCGCAGCGCTTCGTCATCTCGCGGCGGTCGGCCGGCACCGGCACGCGCTTGCCGTCCTTCGGCGCGTACTCGGCGAGCTTCGCCGGGATGGCGTGCGGGGAACCGTGGCAGGAGGCGCAGGTCGCGCCCGGCGCCCTGGTGTCGCCGGCGAGCCACTTGCCGTGGACCGACGTCGCGAACGCCTCGGCCTCGGTGGTGTGGCAGTTCTGGCAGGCGAGGTAGGCGCGCGGCGCGGTCACGCCGTGCTTCGCCTCGCCCTCGCCCCAGGCGCCCTTCGCCAGGCGCGCCACGGTCGCCTGCTCGGCGGCGGAGAGCGCGGGAAGCTCGCCCTCGTGCGGGCCCTCCTTGTAGCCGGCATGGCAGTCGGTGCAGCCCACCTCGTTCTGGCCGTGGACCGAGCCGGGGAAGGCCTTGAAGTCGACCTCGGG encodes:
- a CDS encoding cytochrome b/b6 domain-containing protein, whose translation is MRATLLAIALLLSTAARAEEAKPAPALPADAESCLMCHDKGGGAPEVDFKAFPGSVHGQNEVGCTDCHAGYKEGPHEGELPALSAAEQATVARLAKGAWGEGEAKHGVTAPRAYLACQNCHTTEAEAFATSVHGKWLAGDTRAPGATCASCHGSPHAIPAKLAEYAPKDGKRVPVPADRREMTKRCEACHGNEAFAEAAGLDPEAVITYHDSIHGRLTRVGNAAAPTCVSCHAAAKDAGGTHAIVSKTDPASTVSAANKKQACARCHAGATDTFAGLVAHKPLHETGGSVIPHIVHVAFSWLTTLTLLFFAFHVLVDFIYELRSRLAKKAGHGPSADAIRSVIRFDLHQRIQHWFMLSGVILLGITGWPLRGAGDAEAAAYSRAFMKVFGGAEGAATWHRVGAVLIIISSVYHLFYLTFLASKKRLPLSMLPVPKDALDMRDNLLFMMGVKKERPKFDRYMYLEKFDYWAVFWGIVMMVGTGFIFWFPVWFASWAPGWLITAAQIIHGEEATLAILFLFTVHFYNVHLKPSIFPMNWAWLNGRISIEAMKHEHPLEYDRLKDEQNG
- a CDS encoding cytochrome c3 family protein — translated: MRLSRNAKTILAGLAALALVGLVAGFLRFKEFVDEDPRLCATCHRASPEFALWMGGTHRSVSCQRCHHSTPEQGLAMLRAFLAGQKPKGKHAEVEVGACAQCHFSHDPRWPQVGNSRGHRIHYQERGIACVRCHAASMHGFEPVAKKCEECHPRHAVGVEKMAALHCFACHEFLGSEQGLRPTRRDCMRCHTAQGIHAPMNEHGATHGAPMEMSCSACHRPHRPAGQTLAACAECHGSDAMAKGGLHAIPGHRTCLECHKPHTWTAEQADCLRCHPSGKAHAEGTACTTCHAFVGAPLPTFPTDEGGAR